In a single window of the Chitinophagales bacterium genome:
- the recO gene encoding DNA repair protein RecO, whose translation MLVSTEGIVLRQYPFSDTSLIVKVFTRDYGMVSFIVKGAKSKKNAKANLYKPINLLSLSFYNKANQGLKQIKETQLLFAPDAQNFGVYKSAITMFMIELINHTIPEDSSQPDLDKFCFIMNSIHYLRDNPLNSHFYLSFMYQYSYFLGIEIPCNDQKLLVNLSDYSNLKNLSLTKEERNRLFQNFERHYFENLTNYKSLKSIDILDEILK comes from the coding sequence ATGCTGGTAAGCACAGAAGGAATAGTTTTACGTCAATACCCCTTTTCAGATACTAGTCTTATCGTTAAAGTTTTTACGAGAGATTATGGTATGGTTAGTTTCATAGTAAAAGGCGCTAAATCAAAAAAAAATGCCAAGGCTAATCTTTATAAGCCCATCAATCTTTTATCTTTATCCTTTTATAACAAAGCAAACCAAGGGTTAAAACAGATTAAGGAAACACAACTACTATTTGCGCCTGATGCACAGAACTTTGGTGTTTATAAGTCTGCCATTACTATGTTCATGATAGAACTTATAAATCATACCATCCCTGAAGATAGCAGTCAACCTGATTTGGATAAATTTTGCTTTATAATGAATAGTATTCATTATCTTCGAGACAATCCTTTAAATTCCCATTTTTATCTTTCGTTTATGTATCAATATTCCTATTTTCTAGGTATAGAAATTCCGTGTAATGATCAGAAACTCTTAGTAAATCTATCAGACTATTCCAATCTAAAAAATTTATCCTTAACAAAAGAAGAACGAAATCGGTTGTTTCAGAATTTTGAAAGACATTATTTTGAAAATTTAACGAACTATAAATCCTTGAAATCCATTGATATACTTGATGAAATATTGAAATAA
- a CDS encoding DUF4476 domain-containing protein, giving the protein MKKLFILMFILLSRVEFNSQCQFMPERDFEAAKYRLSGNRGNINTFQAAMDLTRTYCLSSNQAREIANYLANDRDKFDFLKSSYPNITDKENYTNVMDVFRLFSSAIRLYHETMGASRIIQPFPQTISTNPNCPRAMEQHSYNQLRSQITNLGDDRQKASIILNAANQCMHTQQIENLVSSISDENIRLDVLKRLHPFVFDIENYGQSSSILSSTYRTQFLAFLVNPKSPSEPSIQLQSAALSEIDFTSFLNSIRKQSFEKDKDNYIKTYMKNAYLNVAQVKQVLKLLNFDATKLDIAKFLYNRCTDKQNYFQVSNELQFSSSKTELNDYVKSHQ; this is encoded by the coding sequence ATGAAGAAATTATTTATTTTAATGTTCATTTTATTATCTAGGGTAGAGTTCAATTCTCAGTGCCAATTTATGCCAGAGAGAGACTTTGAAGCTGCAAAATATCGATTGAGCGGTAATAGAGGTAATATCAATACATTTCAGGCTGCAATGGATCTCACCAGAACCTATTGCCTATCGAGCAATCAGGCTAGAGAAATAGCCAATTACTTAGCAAATGACCGAGATAAATTTGACTTTTTAAAGTCGAGCTATCCCAATATCACGGATAAAGAAAACTATACGAATGTCATGGATGTATTCAGGCTATTTTCTTCTGCCATTCGCCTATATCACGAGACTATGGGAGCATCTCGTATTATACAACCATTTCCACAAACTATTTCTACCAATCCAAATTGCCCCAGAGCTATGGAGCAGCATAGTTATAATCAGCTTCGCAGTCAAATAACTAATCTGGGCGATGATAGACAAAAAGCCTCGATTATACTCAACGCTGCCAATCAATGCATGCACACACAGCAAATTGAAAACTTAGTTTCGAGCATTAGTGATGAAAATATTCGATTAGATGTATTGAAGCGACTTCACCCATTTGTGTTTGATATTGAGAATTATGGTCAGTCATCTAGTATATTAAGCTCGACTTATCGAACACAATTCTTGGCTTTTCTAGTTAACCCCAAATCCCCTTCGGAACCAAGTATTCAGCTACAGTCTGCAGCATTATCAGAGATAGACTTTACTAGTTTTTTAAATTCAATTCGAAAACAAAGCTTTGAAAAGGATAAGGATAATTATATAAAAACCTATATGAAAAATGCTTATTTGAATGTAGCACAAGTCAAACAAGTACTAAAACTGCTTAACTTTGATGCTACTAAGCTAGATATCGCTAAATTTTTATATAATCGATGTACAGACAAACAAAATTATTTTCAGGTGAGCAACGAGTTACAATTCAGCAGTAGTAAAACAGAATTAAATGATTATGTAAAGTCCCATCAATAA